One stretch of Qingrenia yutianensis DNA includes these proteins:
- a CDS encoding S-layer homology domain-containing protein — translation MKTKRSLSLLLCVVMLVSTLVFPAYADSTSVSVTFAAQKDGAFIFAPQSIEVKDGIAEEYGYTVKENITSPTFLDALVAVHKAKYGDAFTKESAKDYLDVTSGGWILKSFKSADSCGFTVNSSSASVSNEQIIKNGDTLEYYFYMDTTTWSDVYTFFDTYKKTVKTGESFYLTLNKVTYDSSYNPVAAPIDGTNEDNAITINTVNPDGGISEPLDAVINKDGKISLKFDTEGTYTVTAQGFAETGSIVAPFCTVTAEKAETAPDYESAVKIAYDEFSTKNKYTASNTPLVFPLEYNSVTYTNLISYLKAWTLDKTGFEPEIEYKLTPSATAYPDWRSGEPIQYVPNPFESDGEAVPNYFADNKPMSKMFTAVKFKIGTAESASIATLWAKTTSLERNDEEIVDYVASNLPFARIKGNNKSENEIVQSIGELSNGRVGALPTADKLYTKSSATISWKLENISGKSDALTLKNNKITVSRPEIGEDNAVFKLTATVTSAKDSSITKDVVYTLTVPAYEAVYIPVQVTSGANLTIKNVDEKYIVKQENAPEGYDLYICALHTSATGTKQDYTYTAELENYITKSGTISVTGETPGENIIISLTASSADDTKLGTLKFLAPEIKDFNFDKDTAEYNVEINSAQSVKIAGLPAVNGADVKITSYYSSLANANKGTLNTKGTALNARGVNCYLPDAPGVSVIKITVTAPSGSVQEQKTREYTINITKKSDTKPLTGLVITALSTENGKADSRADEEKLAPLFVSGDNAGTYCYTVNYFRNQITVKPTAKGADIKVNGETVASGKVSNPINLEVGNNEIKIEVTLGGNTETYTVVVRRKAKLVITDVKLDNGYLSSLDNGRTGSCSFANNADKINVTYITNEPCDITITAGDKVYTGTSGEPIEIDTDGEDSIIPITKISHTVDGVLEEQNYVISFRRLAATSPNAVESYLPAPGQFVNQTPYRNPDVVISSSGSVVTLGAFGGYAVYRYDDPIANDSKNPYGIDFIIYGNAFKNDDGTTSSGAAEPGAVMVSKDGVNWYELAGAKYYSADTRRNISVTYTNGDETFTSASDTAWTSSDGESGIMPKNDYHKQPYYPDPSFYGKYQNGIGKNDSYTSKTVTFTGTIIDPGFYPFGYADSHSKNENFSAGTAVNPYVKNHEYKYNGDGFDISWAVDENGNRVELDEISYIKIYNPTLSYGTSTGEKSPEISAIARAKANTEDAGVSSPLSSLYVNGKEVTLEDGKFTYTVDAENAETLEIAPTAKIADANIYVSDTRVNSGEKCKITSAAKTRIIVQDGEKEPVIYILGFENIPTESDNSSLSSIEISPDGISLSPDSENKLAYAVSNNTATVRITPKTAGRKATAEISGKSLENAVTLNNGEESAVIDLSVGENVFDIKVKSENGKNEKTYTFTITRKSASSSTPSSNEITVSFTLTGDVIHYNKDTDLYTGNHKKPVWIKTQNVVIPKNSTLKYITELMLNNAKIDFVTSGVYISYINGIGEFDNGKNSGWMYRVNDVISNVGYAAKKLSDGDVIEWFYTDDYLTEKNYEKWDDPKPSSSKSNTAENGKTDKSDTKTPENNKRFDENTFADVKKDDWYFDAVKYVYDKGIIKGTDKGFEPNTDMSRAMLVTVLWRMENSPVVNFAMKFNDANDGWYTEAIRWAASEGIVSGISEDTFGTDEPITREMLTTILYRYAQKKNIDVSSGENTNILSYSDAESISEYAVSAMQWAVGEGIIKGESETLIAPDGKALRAQCAALIMRFCEKYSK, via the coding sequence ATGAAAACAAAAAGAAGTTTATCACTTTTGCTTTGCGTTGTAATGCTTGTATCAACGCTTGTTTTCCCGGCATATGCCGACAGTACGAGCGTAAGCGTTACATTTGCCGCACAAAAAGACGGTGCATTTATTTTTGCACCGCAAAGCATTGAAGTTAAAGACGGCATTGCTGAGGAATACGGTTATACCGTTAAAGAAAACATAACCTCGCCTACTTTTCTTGACGCTCTCGTTGCCGTGCATAAAGCCAAATACGGCGACGCTTTTACAAAGGAAAGTGCAAAAGATTATCTTGATGTAACCAGCGGAGGATGGATACTGAAATCATTCAAATCCGCGGACAGCTGCGGATTTACGGTGAACTCTTCGTCGGCATCTGTTTCAAACGAACAAATTATCAAAAACGGCGACACGCTCGAATATTACTTTTATATGGATACAACAACCTGGAGCGACGTTTACACGTTTTTTGATACATATAAAAAGACCGTAAAAACCGGTGAAAGCTTCTACCTTACATTAAACAAGGTAACATACGACTCATCATACAACCCCGTCGCAGCACCGATCGACGGCACAAACGAAGACAATGCGATTACGATAAACACCGTAAACCCCGACGGCGGTATAAGCGAACCGCTTGACGCCGTGATAAACAAAGACGGCAAGATTTCTCTTAAATTCGATACCGAAGGCACATACACCGTAACCGCACAGGGTTTTGCCGAAACGGGCAGTATTGTTGCGCCGTTCTGCACTGTAACAGCTGAAAAAGCAGAAACCGCGCCCGACTACGAATCGGCGGTAAAAATTGCGTATGATGAATTTTCAACAAAAAACAAATATACTGCATCAAACACACCGCTTGTGTTCCCTCTCGAATACAACTCGGTTACATACACAAACCTTATTTCATATTTAAAAGCTTGGACGCTTGACAAAACAGGTTTTGAGCCTGAAATTGAATACAAATTAACACCGTCCGCAACCGCATATCCCGACTGGAGAAGCGGTGAACCTATCCAATACGTTCCCAATCCGTTTGAGTCCGACGGCGAGGCGGTGCCGAATTATTTTGCCGACAACAAACCGATGTCCAAAATGTTTACCGCGGTTAAATTTAAAATCGGCACAGCGGAAAGCGCAAGTATTGCGACACTGTGGGCAAAAACGACCTCGCTTGAAAGAAACGACGAAGAAATCGTCGATTATGTTGCGTCAAATCTCCCGTTTGCACGCATAAAAGGCAACAACAAATCGGAAAACGAAATCGTTCAGTCAATCGGCGAGCTCTCAAACGGCAGAGTAGGCGCGCTTCCGACCGCAGATAAGCTTTATACAAAATCGAGCGCAACTATCAGCTGGAAACTTGAAAATATAAGCGGAAAAAGCGACGCGCTGACGTTAAAGAACAACAAAATCACTGTTTCACGCCCCGAAATCGGCGAAGATAACGCCGTGTTCAAGCTTACCGCAACTGTAACGTCAGCTAAAGACAGCAGTATAACAAAAGATGTTGTATACACCCTCACCGTTCCTGCATATGAGGCGGTTTATATCCCCGTTCAGGTAACGTCGGGCGCAAACCTTACAATTAAAAATGTCGATGAAAAATACATTGTAAAACAGGAAAACGCACCCGAGGGATACGATCTTTACATCTGCGCACTCCACACGTCGGCAACCGGCACAAAACAGGATTACACATATACCGCAGAGCTTGAAAACTATATCACGAAAAGCGGAACAATTTCCGTGACAGGCGAAACACCGGGCGAAAACATTATTATAAGCCTTACCGCGTCGTCCGCTGACGATACAAAGCTCGGAACGCTTAAATTTCTTGCTCCCGAAATCAAAGACTTTAACTTTGACAAGGACACGGCAGAATATAATGTTGAAATAAACAGCGCACAGTCGGTTAAAATTGCAGGACTTCCTGCGGTAAACGGCGCGGACGTTAAAATTACGTCGTACTATTCTTCGCTCGCAAATGCAAACAAAGGCACGCTTAACACAAAAGGCACAGCGCTTAACGCAAGGGGCGTTAACTGCTATCTCCCCGACGCACCCGGTGTTTCGGTTATAAAAATAACCGTAACCGCACCGAGCGGAAGTGTTCAGGAGCAGAAAACACGTGAATATACAATAAACATCACGAAAAAGAGCGATACAAAACCGCTCACCGGTCTTGTTATCACCGCGCTTTCAACCGAAAACGGCAAAGCCGATTCGCGTGCTGACGAGGAAAAACTCGCCCCCTTGTTCGTATCGGGCGACAACGCAGGAACATACTGTTATACGGTAAACTATTTCCGCAATCAAATAACGGTTAAGCCCACCGCAAAGGGTGCGGATATAAAAGTCAACGGCGAAACGGTTGCAAGCGGAAAGGTAAGCAATCCGATAAATCTTGAAGTCGGAAACAACGAAATAAAAATCGAAGTTACGCTCGGCGGAAATACCGAAACATACACGGTTGTTGTCCGCAGAAAAGCAAAGCTTGTAATAACGGACGTTAAGCTCGATAACGGATATCTTTCATCACTCGACAACGGCAGAACGGGAAGCTGTTCGTTTGCAAATAATGCAGACAAGATTAACGTTACTTATATCACAAACGAACCGTGTGACATCACCATCACGGCAGGCGACAAGGTTTACACAGGCACTTCGGGCGAACCTATTGAAATTGACACTGACGGCGAAGACTCAATTATACCGATTACAAAAATTTCACACACGGTTGACGGTGTTTTGGAGGAACAAAACTACGTTATAAGTTTCAGAAGACTGGCGGCAACATCACCGAACGCGGTTGAAAGTTATCTTCCCGCCCCCGGTCAGTTTGTAAACCAGACGCCGTACCGAAATCCCGATGTTGTCATTTCCTCGTCCGGCTCGGTTGTCACACTCGGTGCGTTCGGCGGATACGCTGTTTACAGATACGATGATCCTATCGCAAACGACAGCAAAAATCCTTACGGAATTGACTTTATAATTTACGGAAACGCATTCAAAAACGACGACGGCACAACCTCGTCGGGCGCAGCTGAACCCGGTGCTGTAATGGTATCGAAAGACGGCGTAAATTGGTATGAGCTTGCAGGCGCAAAATATTACAGTGCCGATACGCGCCGCAATATTTCGGTAACCTACACAAACGGCGACGAAACCTTTACCTCGGCGTCCGATACCGCGTGGACAAGCAGTGACGGCGAAAGCGGTATTATGCCCAAAAACGATTATCACAAACAACCGTATTACCCCGATCCGTCGTTCTACGGCAAATATCAGAACGGCATAGGCAAAAACGACAGCTATACCTCAAAAACCGTAACATTTACCGGTACAATAATAGACCCCGGATTTTATCCGTTCGGCTATGCAGACTCGCACAGCAAAAACGAAAATTTTTCAGCCGGCACAGCGGTAAATCCGTATGTTAAGAACCACGAATACAAATACAACGGCGACGGTTTTGACATTTCGTGGGCGGTTGACGAAAATGGAAACAGGGTTGAGCTTGACGAAATAAGCTATATTAAAATATACAATCCCACATTGAGCTACGGCACGTCAACGGGCGAAAAATCCCCCGAAATTTCGGCAATCGCGCGTGCAAAGGCAAACACAGAGGACGCAGGCGTTTCCTCTCCACTTTCGTCGCTTTATGTAAACGGCAAAGAAGTTACTCTTGAAGACGGAAAATTCACATACACCGTTGACGCGGAAAATGCCGAAACGCTCGAAATCGCTCCGACCGCAAAAATTGCCGATGCAAATATTTACGTTTCGGATACGCGCGTAAACTCGGGCGAAAAATGCAAAATCACATCGGCCGCAAAAACAAGAATTATCGTTCAGGACGGCGAAAAAGAGCCTGTAATTTATATACTCGGCTTTGAAAACATCCCCACCGAAAGCGATAACTCATCGCTTTCGTCGATTGAAATATCACCCGACGGCATAAGCCTTTCGCCCGACAGTGAAAACAAGCTTGCATACGCCGTTTCAAACAACACGGCAACTGTAAGAATTACCCCCAAAACCGCAGGCAGAAAGGCGACGGCTGAAATTTCGGGCAAAAGCCTTGAAAATGCCGTAACACTTAACAACGGCGAAGAAAGCGCGGTTATCGACCTTTCGGTCGGCGAAAACGTTTTCGACATCAAAGTTAAATCGGAAAACGGCAAAAACGAAAAAACATACACATTCACAATTACACGAAAAAGCGCTTCGTCATCAACTCCGTCAAGCAACGAAATTACCGTTTCGTTCACGCTTACGGGCGACGTAATCCACTACAATAAAGATACTGACCTATACACGGGAAATCACAAAAAACCTGTTTGGATAAAAACCCAGAACGTTGTTATTCCCAAAAATTCAACGCTCAAATACATAACAGAGCTTATGCTTAACAACGCGAAGATTGATTTTGTAACCAGCGGTGTTTACATTTCGTATATAAACGGTATCGGCGAATTTGACAACGGCAAAAATTCGGGCTGGATGTATAGGGTCAACGACGTAATTTCAAACGTCGGCTATGCGGCTAAAAAACTTTCGGACGGCGACGTGATTGAATGGTTCTACACCGACGATTATCTGACCGAGAAAAACTACGAAAAATGGGACGACCCGAAACCGTCATCATCAAAAAGCAACACAGCCGAAAACGGCAAAACAGACAAATCGGACACAAAAACACCCGAGAATAACAAGAGATTTGACGAAAATACATTTGCCGACGTTAAAAAAGACGACTGGTATTTTGACGCGGTAAAATACGTATACGACAAAGGCATCATAAAAGGCACCGACAAAGGCTTTGAGCCGAACACCGATATGTCGCGCGCTATGCTTGTGACGGTGCTTTGGAGAATGGAAAACTCGCCTGTCGTAAACTTTGCAATGAAGTTTAACGACGCAAACGACGGCTGGTATACCGAGGCAATCCGCTGGGCGGCGTCCGAGGGTATTGTTTCGGGAATTTCCGAAGATACGTTCGGGACCGACGAGCCTATAACACGCGAAATGCTCACAACAATTCTTTACCGCTATGCGCAGAAGAAAAATATTGACGTTTCTTCCGGAGAAAACACAAATATCCTCTCCTATTCCGACGCGGAAAGTATTTCGGAATACGCGGTTTCCGCTATGCAGTGGGCTGTCGGCGAAGGCATCATCAAAGGCGAAAGCGAAACTCTCATTGCCCCCGACGGCAAAGCACTTCGCGCACAGTGCGCCGCACTTATTATGCGTTTTTGCGAAAAATACTCAAAATAA
- a CDS encoding helix-turn-helix domain-containing protein, producing MNEIQKIVGERIAEIRKYNRVSQTDFADKLGKSLRTVQKYESGEIDIPLSTLADISKVLNTTMNYLLGYDSSHIKTETLSDVLAFFFEIDKKRELSYDIDIKKVGKDGKWQCSFIFNGEDTEAMHNADLCIVMETFRNNRDAIKTYWMDYEAYDAWEAMKLEYYSKCTLTDKEREVLQGTDLIKKRNELDRQKVEKILAEKQVHENVGDNE from the coding sequence GTGAATGAAATCCAAAAGATAGTAGGCGAAAGAATTGCCGAAATTCGCAAATATAATCGTGTCAGTCAAACTGATTTTGCTGATAAGCTCGGTAAGTCTTTAAGGACAGTACAGAAGTACGAGAGTGGAGAAATTGATATCCCGCTGTCAACACTTGCTGATATTTCAAAGGTTTTAAACACTACTATGAACTATTTGCTAGGGTATGATTCATCACACATAAAAACAGAAACTCTTTCAGATGTTCTTGCGTTCTTTTTTGAGATAGACAAAAAGAGGGAATTATCATATGATATTGACATAAAAAAGGTAGGCAAAGACGGCAAATGGCAATGTTCGTTTATCTTTAACGGAGAAGATACCGAGGCAATGCACAATGCAGACCTTTGTATTGTTATGGAAACATTCCGTAATAACAGAGATGCTATAAAGACATATTGGATGGATTATGAAGCTTACGATGCTTGGGAAGCAATGAAGCTTGAGTATTACAGCAAGTGTACTTTGACAGATAAAGAGCGCGAAGTTTTACAAGGTACTGACCTTATAAAGAAACGCAACGAATTAGACCGTCAAAAAGTAGAAAAAATACTTGCCGAAAAGCAAGTACATGAAAATGTCGGTGATAACGAGTAA
- a CDS encoding DUF4430 domain-containing protein has protein sequence MKKYKGIIIALLAVVLTLSAAFFIGNSKKDIAQNTVKTADLTSKSENGNAQKSEIENEEKTDIQGEANRNGKSEEKAETSEKTEIKTDKYQTEPTPEGVPSPVEPQNSTVTKKELTCTLSVSCETILNNMDKLDKNKVGIIPENGVILAEKTAVFYEGESVFNLLSREMKKNKIHLEFVNTPIYNSAYIEGIANIYEFDCGNLSGWMYKVNGKFPNYGCSRYKLSDGDKLEWVYTCDLGRDVGDNSYSGGQKE, from the coding sequence ATGAAAAAATATAAAGGTATAATTATAGCACTTCTTGCAGTAGTTTTAACGCTTTCGGCGGCGTTTTTTATAGGAAATTCGAAAAAAGACATCGCGCAAAATACTGTTAAAACCGCAGATTTAACAAGCAAATCGGAAAACGGAAACGCACAAAAAAGCGAAATCGAAAACGAGGAAAAAACGGATATTCAGGGCGAAGCAAACCGAAACGGAAAATCGGAGGAAAAGGCTGAAACAAGCGAAAAAACGGAAATAAAAACCGACAAATATCAAACCGAGCCGACGCCCGAGGGCGTGCCGAGCCCCGTTGAACCGCAAAATTCAACCGTTACGAAAAAAGAGCTTACCTGCACGCTTTCCGTAAGCTGTGAAACGATTTTAAACAATATGGATAAGCTTGACAAAAACAAAGTTGGCATAATCCCCGAAAACGGCGTTATTTTAGCCGAAAAAACCGCGGTGTTCTATGAAGGTGAGAGCGTTTTCAATCTGCTTTCGCGCGAGATGAAGAAAAACAAAATCCATCTTGAATTTGTAAACACACCGATTTACAACAGTGCGTATATCGAGGGAATTGCAAATATTTACGAATTTGACTGCGGAAATCTTTCAGGCTGGATGTATAAGGTAAACGGAAAATTTCCGAATTACGGCTGTTCGCGCTACAAGCTTTCGGACGGCGACAAGTTGGAATGGGTTTACACCTGCGACCTTGGGCGCGATGTTGGGGATAACAGCTACAGCGGAGGGCAAAAAGAATGA
- the cwlD gene encoding N-acetylmuramoyl-L-alanine amidase CwlD — MKNYKEISTYFICLAIIALSLAVNIANFTKAEQTLAVPPSGKCVILDAGHGAPDGGAVGISGVLEKDINLKITKKLQRLLEQSGTYVIMTRSDDSNIAPDEKVKIRDIKRADLKARREYKNTPNADIFVSIHMNKFPEQKYKGAQVFYARSPQNSKILGETVQKSFTENLDPTNTRVAKTADNSIYILKDSKIPSIIAECGFLSNPEEEKLLKSDEYQNKIAWAIYLGINDYFKNAKGTE; from the coding sequence ATGAAAAATTATAAAGAAATTTCAACTTATTTTATATGCCTTGCAATAATTGCGCTGTCGCTCGCGGTAAATATTGCAAATTTCACAAAAGCCGAGCAGACGCTTGCTGTTCCGCCAAGCGGAAAATGTGTTATTCTCGACGCGGGACACGGTGCGCCCGACGGAGGTGCGGTGGGAATAAGCGGAGTTTTGGAAAAGGACATAAACCTTAAAATCACAAAAAAACTCCAGCGCCTTTTGGAACAGAGCGGAACGTATGTTATTATGACACGCAGTGATGATAGCAATATAGCGCCCGACGAAAAAGTCAAAATCCGCGATATAAAGCGTGCGGACCTTAAAGCTCGGCGAGAATACAAAAACACGCCAAATGCCGATATTTTTGTGAGCATACATATGAACAAGTTTCCCGAACAAAAATACAAGGGTGCACAGGTGTTTTACGCGCGCAGTCCGCAAAACAGCAAAATTTTGGGTGAAACGGTGCAAAAATCATTTACCGAAAATCTCGACCCGACAAATACGCGCGTTGCAAAAACCGCCGACAATTCGATATATATTCTAAAGGACAGCAAAATTCCGTCAATCATCGCGGAATGCGGTTTTTTGTCAAATCCCGAAGAAGAAAAACTTTTAAAATCAGACGAATATCAAAACAAAATCGCGTGGGCGATATACCTCGGCATAAATGACTATTTTAAAAACGCAAAAGGAACGGAGTAA
- the rpsI gene encoding 30S ribosomal protein S9 translates to MANAQFYGTGRRKKSIARVRLIPGKGEVKINNRTIDDYFGLETLKVIVRQPLVATDNLGKFDVVCKVSGGGFTGQAGAIRHGIARALLQVDAENRKVLKAAGFLTRDPRMKERKKYGLKAARRAPQFSKR, encoded by the coding sequence ATGGCAAATGCACAGTTTTACGGCACCGGAAGAAGAAAAAAATCTATCGCAAGAGTTAGACTTATTCCCGGTAAAGGCGAAGTTAAAATAAATAACAGAACAATCGACGATTATTTCGGTTTGGAAACACTTAAGGTTATCGTTAGACAGCCCCTCGTTGCAACCGATAATCTCGGCAAATTCGACGTTGTATGTAAAGTATCGGGCGGCGGATTTACAGGTCAGGCAGGCGCTATCCGTCATGGTATCGCAAGAGCGCTTTTGCAGGTTGACGCAGAGAACAGAAAAGTTCTTAAAGCTGCCGGCTTCTTGACACGTGACCCCAGAATGAAAGAAAGAAAGAAATACGGTCTCAAAGCTGCAAGAAGAGCTCCGCAGTTCTCAAAACGATAA
- a CDS encoding energy-coupling factor transporter transmembrane component T: MTEFKKMHPIVNFLFFLFAIGFAMVFTHPLCLALSFLSAVFSRHFAVGKPKAKSVIYTAILFISASLITPLFSHEGVTILTYLPSGNPLTAESILYGISASFMLITALIWFSSFNTVMTSDKIVYLAGRLAPSLSLVFSMCLRFVPRFVSQIKKIALARKTYGKGSPQRLTERIKDALAVLSAAVSISLEGSIETADSMKCRGYGLSHRTAYTNYRISSRDVFWIFWILCLSAYIIIGKILGQINFAYYPYIKSAPMNFYTASVFLSYFLLGATPVIIEIKEAQRWKALKSKI; encoded by the coding sequence ATGACGGAATTTAAAAAAATGCACCCTATTGTGAATTTTCTGTTTTTTCTTTTTGCAATAGGCTTTGCAATGGTTTTCACGCATCCATTATGCCTTGCGCTGTCGTTTTTGTCCGCCGTATTTTCAAGGCATTTTGCAGTCGGAAAACCAAAGGCGAAAAGCGTTATTTACACGGCGATACTTTTTATATCGGCATCTTTGATAACCCCTCTTTTCAGTCACGAGGGCGTGACGATTTTGACCTATCTTCCAAGCGGAAATCCGCTTACCGCGGAATCAATTTTATACGGAATTTCCGCGTCGTTTATGCTCATAACCGCGCTGATTTGGTTTTCGTCGTTCAACACCGTTATGACAAGCGACAAAATCGTGTATCTTGCAGGCAGACTTGCGCCGTCGCTTTCGCTCGTTTTTTCAATGTGTCTGCGGTTTGTACCGCGCTTTGTGTCACAGATTAAAAAAATCGCACTCGCGCGCAAAACATACGGAAAAGGCTCACCGCAAAGGCTTACGGAACGCATAAAAGACGCGCTTGCGGTTTTGTCGGCGGCGGTAAGCATCAGCCTTGAAGGCTCGATTGAAACCGCAGACAGTATGAAATGCCGGGGCTACGGACTTTCGCACCGCACGGCATACACAAACTACCGCATATCTTCGCGCGATGTTTTTTGGATTTTCTGGATTTTGTGCCTTTCGGCATACATAATTATCGGAAAAATTTTAGGTCAAATTAACTTTGCATATTATCCGTACATAAAGTCTGCACCGATGAATTTTTATACCGCAAGCGTGTTTTTATCATATTTTCTTCTTGGCGCAACACCTGTCATAATCGAAATAAAGGAGGCTCAAAGGTGGAAAGCATTAAAATCGAAAATTTAA
- the rplM gene encoding 50S ribosomal protein L13: protein MSTFMAKPNDVERKWYIIDAQDKPLGRVASAAASILRGKIKPSFTPHVDCGDFVIIINADKAVLTGKKLDQKYYRYHTGYVGGLKEVKYKILMQENPEKAMTLAVKGMLPHNTIGANSLTRLRVYKGDAHMHDAQKPEVYTGELR from the coding sequence ATGAGTACATTTATGGCTAAACCGAACGACGTTGAGAGAAAATGGTATATCATCGACGCACAGGATAAGCCCCTCGGCAGAGTTGCAAGCGCGGCTGCTTCCATTTTGAGAGGTAAAATCAAACCGTCGTTCACACCGCACGTTGACTGCGGAGATTTCGTTATCATCATCAATGCAGACAAGGCAGTTCTGACAGGTAAAAAACTTGACCAGAAATATTACAGATACCACACAGGTTATGTCGGCGGTTTAAAAGAGGTTAAATACAAAATTTTAATGCAGGAAAATCCCGAAAAGGCTATGACACTTGCAGTTAAGGGTATGCTTCCTCATAACACAATCGGTGCTAATTCTCTTACACGTTTGAGAGTTTACAAAGGCGACGCTCATATGCACGACGCGCAGAAGCCCGAAGTTTACACTGGTGAATTGAGATAA
- a CDS encoding tyrosine-type recombinase/integrase — MRLPNGYGSVVKLSGKRRNPYVVRKTAGWRYDKEKDKQVQEYIIIGYAPTKADGLQMLAEYNKNPFDVSSAKITFQEIFKKWSTSKFSTISDSNVKGYNASYKLCGTLYNKVFKEIRLADLQYVVDTCDKNYPTLRKLKVLFGQLYEYALKNDVCNKNYAEFVDIVKYKDRNPNRRDKNKFDKYELDRIWAQQEDKYYQIVLMLIYSGVRISEMLDLLKSDVHIEEQYFDVIDSKTENGIRKVPIADKVLPFFKAWYNDTDSKYLLHTENGEQFKYRNYYDSYFTPLMENLGFDKTTHCCRHTCISMLAEAHVDQTTIKKIVGHAGAMTLTEKVYTHLDVKELIDAINKI, encoded by the coding sequence TTGAGATTGCCCAACGGATATGGGAGCGTCGTAAAATTATCCGGAAAAAGAAGAAATCCTTATGTAGTCAGAAAGACGGCAGGCTGGCGATACGATAAGGAGAAAGACAAGCAGGTGCAGGAATATATTATAATAGGTTATGCACCTACAAAAGCAGACGGACTTCAAATGCTTGCAGAGTATAACAAGAACCCATTTGATGTTTCATCTGCAAAAATCACTTTTCAAGAAATATTTAAAAAGTGGTCGACAAGTAAATTTTCTACAATATCAGATTCCAACGTAAAGGGCTATAATGCTTCGTATAAGCTATGTGGTACTTTATATAACAAGGTGTTTAAGGAAATAAGGCTTGCAGATTTGCAGTATGTGGTAGATACTTGTGATAAGAATTATCCAACCTTGCGTAAACTCAAAGTGTTATTCGGTCAGTTGTATGAATATGCATTGAAAAACGATGTGTGCAACAAAAATTATGCTGAGTTTGTGGACATAGTAAAATACAAAGATCGTAATCCTAACAGAAGGGATAAAAACAAGTTTGACAAATATGAGCTTGATCGTATTTGGGCACAGCAAGAGGATAAATACTATCAAATTGTTCTTATGCTGATTTACTCAGGTGTTAGAATTTCTGAAATGCTTGATTTGCTGAAAAGTGATGTTCATATCGAAGAACAATACTTTGATGTAATTGACAGTAAAACGGAAAACGGCATAAGAAAAGTCCCCATTGCAGATAAGGTATTACCATTCTTTAAGGCTTGGTATAATGATACCGATAGCAAATACCTTTTACATACTGAAAATGGGGAACAATTCAAATACCGTAATTATTATGACAGTTATTTTACACCTTTAATGGAAAACTTAGGCTTCGACAAAACTACACATTGCTGCCGTCATACTTGTATATCAATGCTTGCCGAAGCTCATGTAGACCAAACCACAATCAAAAAGATTGTAGGACACGCCGGTGCGATGACGCTCACCGAAAAAGTTTATACTCATTTGGATGTGAAGGAGCTAATAGATGCAATCAATAAAATCTAA